One genomic region from Jilunia laotingensis encodes:
- a CDS encoding sugar MFS transporter translates to MQKQIHALVKKEYRVPFVLVTSLFFLWGFAHAILDVLNKHFQDVLVITRTHSAWVQVMFYLGYFVMAIPAGLFINKYGYRRGVVFGLLLYGGGSLLFIPGEYCMSFNFFLFSLFVIACGLVFLETAANPYMTELGDRATAASRLNLAQSFNGLGCICGPLVGGLLLFSEDGSGAISLPYTIMGVVVLAVAFVFTRVRLPEITHEEEKDRREEAKGLWSHKLFIFGIAALFCYEIAEISINSFFINYVVDDGWMNPRDASVVLSFGGLGLFMCGRFAGSWIMQRVRAEKVLLFCAIATVTTSFLLVLNLGILSLIALFLGYAFEAIMFPTIFALSLRGLGKHTKRASSYLMMSPIGGAVGPLMMGYVADRTTMSFSFIVPLLSFVVVMLYAWKTNVKRTV, encoded by the coding sequence ATGCAAAAACAAATACACGCATTGGTTAAGAAGGAATATCGGGTTCCTTTCGTTTTAGTTACTTCTCTGTTTTTTTTATGGGGATTTGCTCACGCTATTCTTGATGTACTGAATAAGCATTTTCAAGATGTATTGGTGATAACCCGAACACATTCGGCATGGGTACAAGTGATGTTTTATCTGGGTTACTTCGTGATGGCAATTCCTGCGGGACTGTTTATCAACAAGTACGGATATCGTCGGGGAGTCGTTTTCGGGCTATTGCTTTACGGGGGCGGTTCGTTACTTTTTATTCCGGGAGAATATTGCATGTCGTTCAATTTCTTTCTTTTCTCATTGTTTGTCATTGCTTGCGGATTGGTATTTCTTGAGACGGCTGCCAATCCTTATATGACGGAGTTAGGAGATAGAGCGACAGCTGCCAGCCGCCTAAATTTGGCGCAGTCATTTAATGGACTGGGATGTATTTGTGGTCCCCTTGTCGGTGGATTGTTACTTTTCTCGGAAGACGGGTCGGGTGCCATCTCTTTGCCTTACACAATCATGGGTGTTGTGGTATTGGCCGTTGCATTCGTCTTTACCAGAGTGAGATTGCCGGAGATTACCCATGAAGAAGAGAAGGATAGGAGGGAAGAAGCAAAGGGGCTGTGGTCGCACAAACTCTTTATTTTTGGAATAGCGGCCTTGTTTTGTTATGAGATAGCAGAGATATCTATCAATAGCTTCTTTATTAACTATGTGGTGGATGATGGCTGGATGAATCCACGTGATGCATCTGTGGTACTTTCTTTCGGTGGGTTAGGGCTATTTATGTGCGGACGTTTTGCCGGCAGTTGGATCATGCAGCGTGTCCGGGCAGAGAAGGTTCTGCTATTTTGTGCGATTGCGACAGTAACCACTTCTTTTCTGCTTGTCTTGAATTTGGGAATTCTTTCTTTGATTGCACTTTTTCTAGGCTATGCATTTGAAGCAATCATGTTTCCTACTATCTTTGCCCTTTCGTTAAGAGGGCTGGGGAAACACACCAAACGAGCATCTTCTTATCTGATGATGTCACCGATTGGAGGAGCTGTCGGTCCGTTGATGATGGGGTATGTAGCTGACCGGACAACAATGTCGTTCTCTTTTATCGTGCCGTTACTTTCGTTTGTGGTCGTCATGCTGTATGCATGGAAGACAAATGTAAAAAGAACAGTTTGA
- a CDS encoding autotransporter domain-containing protein, whose amino-acid sequence MKSNILTVFFILFAFPLSLAAQEHSHSHARNEIGISPGVTYSPSYENWGFGIHAHYFRTLGEHSPWALGGSLEQVSGHGSHWTVSVGGKYEIFDKLNIAVMPGVTFFRHNHEHGPQETHEHTKKAQFSAHFEIGYDLIHLEHFHLGPAIDYSWSKHDTHFMLGIHCAYGF is encoded by the coding sequence ATGAAAAGTAATATCCTCACTGTCTTCTTTATCTTATTCGCTTTTCCACTTAGTTTAGCTGCACAGGAACACAGCCACTCCCATGCACGGAACGAGATTGGAATCAGTCCGGGAGTCACGTATTCCCCATCATATGAAAACTGGGGATTCGGAATCCATGCCCACTACTTCCGCACATTGGGCGAACATAGCCCTTGGGCATTGGGCGGAAGTCTGGAGCAAGTATCGGGGCACGGTTCACACTGGACGGTAAGCGTCGGAGGGAAATACGAGATATTCGATAAACTGAATATAGCCGTAATGCCCGGAGTCACCTTTTTCAGGCACAATCATGAACACGGACCCCAAGAGACTCATGAACACACCAAGAAAGCCCAATTCTCGGCACATTTCGAAATAGGCTACGACCTCATCCATCTGGAGCATTTCCATTTAGGCCCGGCAATCGACTATTCATGGAGCAAACATGATACCCACTTCATGTTGGGAATTCATTGTGCTTACGGATTCTAA
- a CDS encoding helix-turn-helix transcriptional regulator translates to MPNYAEKRIAKYKAEIERQKEMITRLQNEKREIEIEHKHKEIANIVMMMVRKCEALRILKKELDRQKEALGNEYPSKCYNKLAEIIKQHMESEDDWYTFQTNFNCIYPTFFDKLQEACPELTPYELKVCAYLKLNLPLLDMSILLDISVRGVEMARYRIRRKLGIHFDTELMEFVAGFN, encoded by the coding sequence ATGCCCAATTATGCTGAAAAAAGGATTGCCAAATACAAGGCAGAAATTGAGCGCCAAAAAGAAATGATAACTCGTCTTCAGAATGAGAAACGGGAGATCGAGATAGAGCATAAACACAAGGAGATAGCTAACATTGTTATGATGATGGTCAGGAAATGTGAAGCACTCCGAATTCTGAAAAAGGAACTCGATCGCCAAAAGGAGGCTCTTGGTAATGAATATCCGAGTAAATGCTATAATAAATTGGCCGAGATTATTAAGCAACATATGGAATCGGAAGATGACTGGTACACCTTTCAAACGAACTTCAACTGCATTTATCCGACTTTTTTTGATAAATTGCAGGAAGCTTGTCCGGAATTAACCCCATATGAACTGAAAGTATGTGCTTATCTTAAGCTGAATCTTCCCTTGCTCGATATGTCTATTTTGTTAGATATTTCGGTTCGCGGTGTAGAGATGGCACGCTACAGAATCCGCAGGAAGTTAGGCATTCATTTCGATACAGAGCTAATGGAATTCGTTGCCGGATTCAATTAG